The proteins below are encoded in one region of Neisseria macacae ATCC 33926:
- the panB gene encoding 3-methyl-2-oxobutanoate hydroxymethyltransferase — protein MITVNTLQKMKAEGEKIAMLTAYESSFAALMDNAGIDVLLVGDSLGMTVQGRKSTLPVSLRDMCYHTENVARGTENAMIVSDLPFGAYQQSKEQAFAAAAELMAAGAHMVKLEGGVWMAETTEFLQMRGIPVCAHIGLTPQSVFAFGGYKVQGRGDKAEALLADAKAHDQAGAAIVLMECVPAELAKKVTETVSCPTIGIGAGVDCDGQVLVMHDMLGIFPGKTAKFVKNFMQGKDSIQAAVEAYVHEVKAKTFPAAEHSFA, from the coding sequence ATGATTACTGTGAACACACTGCAAAAGATGAAGGCAGAAGGCGAAAAAATCGCCATGCTGACCGCCTACGAATCCAGCTTTGCCGCGTTGATGGATAACGCCGGCATTGATGTTTTGCTGGTGGGCGATTCCTTGGGCATGACCGTGCAGGGACGCAAATCCACGCTGCCCGTCAGCCTGCGCGATATGTGTTACCACACCGAAAACGTCGCACGCGGTACGGAAAACGCGATGATTGTCAGCGACTTGCCTTTTGGTGCGTATCAGCAGAGTAAAGAACAGGCGTTTGCCGCCGCTGCCGAACTGATGGCGGCAGGCGCGCATATGGTCAAACTCGAAGGCGGCGTTTGGATGGCGGAAACCACCGAATTCCTGCAAATGCGCGGCATTCCCGTCTGCGCCCATATCGGCTTGACCCCGCAGTCCGTGTTTGCATTTGGCGGATATAAAGTGCAGGGGCGGGGCGATAAGGCGGAAGCCTTGTTGGCAGATGCGAAAGCACACGACCAAGCGGGTGCCGCCATCGTGTTGATGGAATGCGTGCCGGCGGAATTGGCGAAAAAAGTAACCGAAACCGTCTCTTGCCCGACCATCGGTATTGGCGCAGGTGTGGATTGCGACGGGCAAGTTTTGGTCATGCACGATATGCTCGGCATTTTTCCGGGCAAAACCGCCAAATTCGTCAAAAATTTCATGCAGGGTAAAGACAGCATTCAGGCCGCCGTTGAAGCCTATGTTCATGAGGTTAAAGCTAAAACCTTCCCCGCTGCGGAACATTCGTTTGCTTGA
- the panC gene encoding pantoate--beta-alanine ligase: MQIIHTIKELREWRKNAGSVAFVPTMGNLHEGHLALVREAKKRADNVVVSIFVNRLQFGQGEDFDKYPRTLQQDADKLANEGVAVVFAPDEKELYPNVEQRFNVEPPNLQNELCGKFRPGHFRGVATVVSKLFNIVQPDTACFGKKDYQQLAIIKGFVEDLNFNIDIIPVDTGRAPDGLALSSRNQYLSEAERAEAPRLYRELQRVATELKNGNLDYVGLETETVRRLTEAGWVVDYVEIRHAESLAVARTGDKALVVLAAARLGTTRLIDNLEVSLA, translated from the coding sequence ATGCAAATCATTCATACCATTAAAGAATTGCGCGAATGGCGCAAAAACGCAGGCAGCGTTGCCTTTGTCCCGACTATGGGCAATCTGCATGAAGGCCATCTCGCCCTCGTTCGCGAAGCCAAAAAACGCGCCGACAACGTCGTCGTCAGCATATTCGTCAACCGCCTACAATTCGGACAGGGCGAGGATTTCGACAAATACCCGCGCACCTTGCAGCAAGACGCCGACAAACTCGCCAACGAAGGCGTAGCTGTCGTGTTCGCGCCCGACGAAAAAGAGCTGTATCCCAATGTCGAGCAACGTTTCAACGTCGAACCGCCCAACCTCCAAAACGAATTGTGCGGCAAATTCCGCCCCGGTCATTTCCGCGGTGTCGCTACTGTCGTCAGCAAACTGTTCAACATCGTCCAACCCGATACCGCCTGCTTCGGCAAAAAAGACTACCAGCAGTTGGCGATTATCAAAGGCTTTGTCGAAGACCTGAATTTCAATATCGACATCATTCCCGTCGATACCGGCCGCGCTCCCGACGGACTCGCGCTTTCCAGCCGCAACCAATACCTCAGCGAAGCCGAACGCGCCGAAGCCCCGCGTCTGTACCGCGAATTGCAGCGCGTCGCTACCGAACTCAAAAACGGCAATCTCGATTATGTCGGTCTGGAGACAGAAACCGTCCGCCGCCTGACCGAAGCCGGCTGGGTGGTCGATTACGTCGAAATCCGCCATGCCGAGAGCCTAGCTGTCGCACGCACCGGCGACAAAGCCCTTGTCGTCCTCGCCGCCGCCCGCTTGGGAACGACGCGTCTGATTGACAACTTGGAAGTCAGCTTGGCTTGA
- a CDS encoding SIMPL domain-containing protein (The SIMPL domain is named for its presence in mouse protein SIMPL (signalling molecule that associates with mouse pelle-like kinase). Bacterial member BP26, from Brucella, was shown to assemble into a channel-like structure, while YggE from E. coli has been associated with resistance to oxidative stress.) encodes MLRPILAALILATALPAAAETDTLHYNMVEFAESAHLEITRDTMTAYFSIASEGKDRATVNKAFQKKFNDFNKAVQNNKLQTEILNRNASPRYEYNNNGKRIQTGWEEESVFKVESKDFDAINRLIDETLQTATLNRIGFSISKEKREAAVDQVSKAAILRFKDRAQDLAKTLGFSNYKIVKLNLGHIGNRSIDNGFARAKMMNAEAAMFKRSASDENNAIQAPSPGSEEISITVNGLVQM; translated from the coding sequence ATGTTACGCCCCATCCTTGCCGCCCTCATACTCGCAACCGCCCTGCCCGCCGCAGCCGAAACCGACACCCTTCATTACAACATGGTCGAATTTGCCGAGTCCGCCCATCTCGAAATAACCCGCGACACCATGACCGCCTACTTCAGCATTGCTTCCGAAGGCAAAGACCGCGCTACGGTGAACAAAGCGTTTCAGAAAAAATTCAACGACTTCAACAAAGCCGTACAAAACAACAAACTCCAAACCGAAATCCTCAACCGCAACGCCAGCCCGCGCTATGAATACAACAACAACGGCAAACGCATCCAAACAGGCTGGGAAGAAGAATCCGTGTTCAAAGTCGAAAGCAAAGACTTTGACGCCATCAACCGCCTGATTGACGAAACGCTGCAAACTGCCACGCTCAACCGCATCGGCTTCAGCATATCCAAAGAAAAACGCGAAGCCGCCGTTGATCAAGTCAGCAAAGCCGCCATCCTGCGCTTCAAAGACCGCGCGCAAGACTTAGCGAAAACGCTCGGTTTTTCCAACTACAAAATCGTCAAACTCAATTTAGGCCACATCGGCAACCGTTCCATAGACAACGGTTTCGCCCGCGCCAAAATGATGAATGCCGAAGCTGCCATGTTCAAGCGTTCGGCAAGCGACGAAAACAACGCTATCCAAGCCCCTTCTCCCGGCTCAGAAGAAATCAGCATCACAGTCAACGGCTTGGTGCAGATGTAA
- the trkA gene encoding Trk system potassium transporter TrkA, translated as MKILILGSGQVGSTVAQNLASVSSNDVTVIDIDEKALQHIGSRLDVQTILGNGASPFILEQAGAADSDLLLALTRSDETNIVACKIAADLFNIPSRIARVRSSEYLEYPYPENDDTENGSLTVFDITETISPEQLVTEQLVGLLSYTSALQVLRFAGDKVRMVIVQARKGGLLVNREIADINQHLPEGADCQICAIYRNNRLIVPTPQTVIIEGDEVLFAADISSVNIIMRELRPKEARTRRIMIAGGGNIGYRLAKQLESKYDIKIVEHNPRRAEWLAENLDNTLVLQGSATDETLLDEEYIDEIDVFCALTNDDENNIMSSLLAKNLGAKRVVTIVNRSSYVDLLEGNKIDIVVSPHLITIGSILAHIRRGDIVAVHPLRRGTAEAIEVVVHGDKNTSAIVGRRISGIKWPGDCYIAAIVRAETGEVIMGHHTDTIVQDGDHIIFFVSRRRVLPELEKLIQVKMGFFG; from the coding sequence GTGAAAATCCTCATCCTCGGCAGCGGACAGGTCGGCTCGACCGTCGCGCAAAACCTCGCCTCCGTTTCCAGCAACGACGTTACCGTTATCGACATCGACGAAAAAGCCCTGCAACACATCGGCAGCCGCCTCGACGTCCAAACCATACTCGGCAACGGCGCATCCCCGTTTATCCTCGAACAGGCGGGCGCAGCGGACTCCGACCTCCTGCTCGCCCTGACCCGCAGCGACGAAACCAACATCGTCGCCTGCAAAATCGCCGCCGATCTCTTCAATATCCCCAGCCGCATCGCCCGCGTCCGTTCCAGCGAATATCTGGAATACCCCTACCCCGAAAACGACGATACGGAAAACGGCAGCCTTACCGTCTTCGACATCACCGAAACCATCAGCCCCGAACAGCTCGTTACCGAACAGCTCGTCGGGCTGCTCAGCTACACCAGCGCATTGCAGGTATTGAGGTTTGCCGGCGACAAAGTCCGCATGGTCATCGTACAGGCGCGTAAAGGCGGGCTGCTCGTCAACCGTGAAATCGCCGACATCAACCAACACCTCCCCGAAGGCGCGGACTGCCAAATCTGCGCCATATACCGCAACAACCGCCTCATCGTCCCCACGCCGCAAACCGTCATCATCGAAGGCGACGAGGTACTTTTTGCCGCCGACATCAGCAGCGTCAACATCATCATGCGCGAACTGCGCCCCAAAGAAGCGCGCACCCGCCGCATCATGATTGCCGGCGGCGGCAACATCGGCTACCGCCTCGCCAAGCAGCTCGAATCCAAATACGACATCAAAATCGTCGAACACAACCCCCGCCGCGCCGAGTGGCTCGCCGAAAACCTCGACAACACCCTCGTCCTGCAAGGCAGCGCCACCGACGAAACGCTGCTGGACGAAGAATACATCGACGAAATCGACGTATTCTGCGCCCTGACCAACGACGACGAAAACAACATCATGTCCAGCCTGTTGGCGAAAAACCTCGGTGCAAAACGCGTCGTCACCATTGTCAACCGCTCCAGCTACGTCGATTTGCTCGAAGGCAACAAAATCGACATCGTCGTGTCGCCGCACCTCATCACCATCGGCTCCATCCTCGCCCATATCCGCCGAGGCGACATCGTTGCCGTCCACCCCCTCAGACGCGGCACCGCCGAAGCCATCGAAGTTGTCGTCCACGGCGACAAAAACACCTCCGCCATCGTCGGCAGGCGCATCAGCGGCATCAAATGGCCGGGCGACTGCTACATCGCCGCCATCGTCCGTGCCGAAACGGGCGAAGTCATCATGGGGCACCACACCGACACCATTGTCCAAGACGGCGACCACATCATCTTCTTCGTCTCCCGCCGCCGCGTCCTGCCCGAACTCGAAAAACTCATCCAAGTCAAAATGGGCTTTTTCGGCTGA
- the hisS gene encoding histidine--tRNA ligase gives MAQKIQSVKGMNDLLPVEQKDFKLTAAFWQAFEDVVVRWTRAYGYQQIRTPIVEQTGLFVRSIGEETDVVGKEMYTFSDSNDSLSLSLRPEGTASCLRAVVEHNLLYNSPQKLWYMGPMFRRERPQKGRYRQFHQVGIEALGFEGPDIDAEIIAMSADLWDKLGIRDYLTLEINSLGNREERAAHRAALVEYLTRYEDKLDEDSKRRLKTNPLRVLDSKNPDLQEICNAAPHLTDYLGEESRNHYSRFKAMLEGLGIQYVENPRLVRGLDYYNQTVFEWTTDKLGAQATVCGGGRYDGLIEELGGKPAPSIGFAMGIERLLLLVSEYGSLEVNAAPDVYAMHQGEGADLQVMKYAQALRAQGFNVMQHSGYQSLKAQMKKADNSGARFALIVAQDELANGMVTLKDMNGAHGQQTVAADDLIYTLQQWKNA, from the coding sequence ATGGCACAAAAAATCCAATCCGTCAAAGGCATGAACGACCTTTTGCCTGTCGAACAAAAAGATTTCAAGTTGACCGCTGCGTTTTGGCAGGCATTTGAAGATGTGGTCGTCCGCTGGACGCGTGCTTATGGTTATCAGCAAATCCGTACGCCGATTGTCGAGCAGACGGGTTTGTTTGTCCGCTCCATCGGCGAAGAAACCGATGTGGTCGGTAAGGAAATGTATACCTTTTCCGATTCCAACGACTCTTTGAGCCTGAGCCTGCGACCGGAAGGTACGGCATCCTGCCTGCGTGCGGTGGTCGAACACAATCTGTTGTACAACAGCCCGCAAAAGCTGTGGTACATGGGTCCGATGTTCCGCCGCGAGCGTCCGCAAAAAGGACGTTATCGCCAGTTTCATCAGGTCGGTATCGAGGCTTTGGGTTTTGAAGGCCCGGACATCGACGCGGAAATCATCGCGATGTCGGCGGATTTGTGGGACAAGCTGGGTATCCGCGATTACCTGACTTTGGAAATCAACAGCTTGGGCAACCGCGAAGAACGTGCGGCGCACCGTGCGGCTTTGGTCGAATATCTGACCCGTTATGAAGACAAATTGGACGAAGACAGCAAACGTCGTCTGAAAACCAATCCGTTGCGCGTTTTGGATTCCAAAAATCCCGATTTGCAGGAAATCTGCAATGCCGCGCCGCATCTGACCGATTATCTGGGCGAGGAATCGCGCAATCATTACAGCCGTTTCAAAGCCATGCTGGAAGGCTTAGGCATTCAATACGTCGAAAACCCGCGACTGGTGCGCGGCTTGGATTATTACAACCAAACCGTTTTTGAATGGACGACCGACAAACTCGGCGCGCAGGCGACGGTGTGCGGCGGCGGCCGTTACGACGGTTTGATTGAAGAACTCGGCGGCAAGCCTGCGCCGTCCATCGGTTTTGCAATGGGCATCGAGCGTTTGCTGCTGCTGGTTAGCGAATACGGTTCGCTGGAAGTCAATGCCGCGCCTGACGTGTATGCCATGCATCAGGGCGAGGGTGCGGATTTGCAAGTGATGAAATACGCGCAAGCCTTACGCGCACAAGGTTTCAACGTGATGCAGCATTCCGGCTATCAAAGTCTGAAAGCGCAAATGAAAAAAGCCGACAACAGCGGCGCGCGCTTTGCTCTGATTGTTGCGCAAGACGAATTGGCGAACGGTATGGTTACGCTTAAAGACATGAACGGCGCACACGGTCAGCAAACCGTCGCCGCCGACGATTTAATCTACACTTTACAACAATGGAAGAACGCATAA